From the Callithrix jacchus isolate 240 chromosome 22, calJac240_pri, whole genome shotgun sequence genome, the window cctcccaaagtgctaagattacaggtgtgagtcactgtgcccagtgaTTCTTAATCACCATGCTACAAGCCTGTAGCAGTGTGTGGGAAACAGATCTGCTGATTGGCCCCTCTAACTCTCTCAGAACATGTTATCTCCCCACTGGAGGCCTCGTGGAACCAGCCAAGGGTCGTGGCTCCATTGTCATGGCGTGACCTCCCACCTGGGTTGGCTGTAGTCTGCTCTGCCTCAAATCATCCCAGCCTGGACCAGGCCAGGTAACAGCCTTGAAAATCTCATCCTTCTAATACACAGGTCCAGTAGCTCCATCCCCAAAAGATTTCCAATCTCACTCTCCCCACCACTACCCCTGGCCCTCATCGTGGCCCATCCTTCCATCTTCTGCCACCTGGACTATGGCAACAGCTTCTTACCTGCTGTCCTGTCCCCTCCCAACATGCAGCCACAGGGACCCACGAACACCTGTCGCTTGGAAGCCTTCCTTCCCTCAGAGGGATCTGCCTGTAGCGCTGCACTCCGACTCGAAGTCGAGGCTCTCAGCCACGACCCACAGGCCCTATGGGAAACTGCCCCAGCATCTCTGCACTCACCTCCTCTCAccctttatcttttaatttcatgGCTTTTATAGCAAATCACCCTCTTTTGTTCACTCCACCCCACCCACACCGACCTCCttgctcctccctgccccaggacctttgcaGTGGCTCTTAAGTGTGTGtggtgttttagtttttttttgagatggagtttacttctgttgcccatgctggaatgtaatggcacaatctcagctcaccacacaacctttgcctcccaagttcaaataattctcctgcctcagcctcctaagtagctgggattacagggtatgcgccaccacgcctggctaatttttgtattttttgtagagacaggatttcaccatgttaccaggctggtctcaaactgctgacctcaggtgatctgcccgcctcagccttccagtgttgggattacaggtgtgagccaccgtaccggTCCTGCACTGGCTCTTTGTgatgcctggaatgctcttcccccagATCTCTGCATGGCTCCTTCTGCCCATTTTAGGATCCTACCTGTTGTGTCTTTTCACCATCTCTGCTCTAGAACTgcaccccttcctcccttccctaccATAGTTTTCTCCATAGCAACACTGCCTCCCAGCCCTGACACCCCTGACAGGAGGCCGTCTCTCCAGGGCCTTTTCATCCTCTGGAACCCAGGCCTGCAGCCCTCCAGCACAGCCCCTTCTCATCACCCAGGTCTCTGCTAAAACCTGGCTTTAGAGGGCTGTACCCTGAGCCCAAACcgaattttttttgtctttatagcACTCGTCACGTCTGCagtgttctttttatttgtttactagATCGTCTACTCAAGTAGAATGAGcaccatgagggcagggattttctcAGCTGTGTTCACCATGGTACCCTCAACTCAGTATCAGGCTTGGCCAAAGCCATGGGTCTCCTCAGAACCAGGTACAATTCTCCCAAACACTTGTTCTGCTCTGAGGTTGTTGTACTGATTTGCAAAGATCTGAGATGGGGGTGGCAGAAGCCGAGTACCCAGGGATTCGGGCTGAGAGACTTGAGCCCAGGTCACCCTGAAGGTTCAAGAGGTCCCTAGGAATGGGGTAGAACCCAGGCCCATGAGGGAGGCACTGCCACTCCCCAGGCATAGGCAGTGGTGCTGGGCCAAGCCCATGCGtaatgtctctcctcctccatctTCTATCTTCTGTCCCTTGACATTGTCTGTCTTGATCCTTATGCAGTGGGGGTCTGAGTGTCCAGGAACTCCGGCTTGGCATCCAATGTGGCAGGTGCAGGGCCCTGGGCAAAGACCACGGCTATGTCAGGCCCTCCACAGATGATGGTGAAGGTTTGGGATTCCTCAGGTCCAAGGACCCTCGTCTAAGGCAAAGTGGTAGAGACGGGGAATATTATGGAGCAAGTTAGGGGAGAGACAGATATGGTACAGAATAGGGGGGCAAAGGTGGGGGGGGCGTGtcaggaaacagagagagatgtGGGCAGAGGTATGAGGAGACAGGAAAGTAGGTGTGAGGGCCAGAGAGACATTCatgggagaggaaagaaggatggGGAAATGGGAAGAGAAATGCAGGGGTACAGACACATGTGGGGAAGAGAGATGTGGAGACAGGGTCAGAGATatgggggagagagaaaatatgCAGATGAAGAGAGACATAGGGAGGTGAGGAAACAGGTGAGGGACAGAGATGATGGGAAGAAATACAATGAATGTTGGGGAGGGAGATTGAGAGGTAGGAATAGATgagcaggagacagagattgaatgaggggaggggaggtagaGAGATGCAGTCAGCCCAGGGGCTCTGGCAGGCTCCACAAAGAGCCCCAGGCCCGAGTCTGAGCTCTGTCtctgccccactgtccctctgtGTCCCAGGCCACAGTCTCAAACTTCAAGCCCCCAGAGGCAGCCACACTGTAGCTCCAGCCTACTGCTATAACCTGGGAACACAAACCCAGTGCTGCTAGATCTGCAGAGCCTTCCAGAAagaccagacttttttttttcttttgagccagggtctcagtttccccaggctggagtgtagtagcacaatcacagctcattgcaaccttgaccttctgggctcaagcaatcctcccacttcagcctcttgaagagctggaattatagatgtaacacctggctaactttttgtatttcttgtagagatggggttttaccaccatgttgcccactctggtctcaaaaccctgggctcaactgatttatctgcctctgcctcctgtatttTACTGAGACACGGTCTCAacatgtccaggctggtcttgaactctaaggctcaaacaatctgcccaccttggcctcccaaaattttaGGACACACACATGACCCACTGCATTTTGAAAATTAACCTTGTAGCTCCAGCTCAAAGGATCACAGTGAGTTTTCAACTCACTATGTTATAACTCTGTGTCTGGCAGACAGTAAGAGCTCCTCAAATATTATTTAGCATTAATAAATGGACCAATCATTACTCAGCTCCAACTAATAGTTGTTTGGCATTgccagattttgtttttcaagaaatttgttttaattttctgtagagacagtgtcttgctatgttgccctgactagtctcgaactcctggcctccagcaatcctcctgtcttggcctcccaaagtgttgggattacaggtgtgagccactgagcccggccaagtCAGAAATTTGGAAACACAGGTgaatgttctgatttttttttttttttttttttgagacggagtttcgctcttgttacccaggctggagtgcaatggcacgatcacggctcaccgcaacctctgcctcctgggttcaggcaattctcctgcctcagcctcctgagtaactgggattacaggcacgcgccaccatgcccagctaattttttgtattttagtagagacggggtttcaccatgttgaccaggttggtctcgatctctcgacctcatgatccacccgcctcggcctccgaaagtgctgggattacaggcttgagccaccgcgcccggcctgttctgATTTTTGAATAGGGGATCCtagacaaaatgaaaacacactgCAGGCCAGGCCAACACTCATGGATGGGGcttccaggctggggtgccaCTCACCAGGCGCTGCAGACCCTGGCGTGCCCGTGCCAGCAGACTCTCCCCATGCAGCTGCTGTGCCAACCGTTCCAGGGCCTGCAGCTGCGCCTGGTGCCGCTCTTGGCATCGCTGCAGCCTCTGCACCCGGCGCTGCAGTGCTCCCAGCACTGCGCCCAGCCCGGTCCAGGCCTGTTGGGCAGGGACTTCAGGCTGTGACTCCTCAGGAGTAGATGCAGGGGCCAGGGGGGTCAGGAGCATGGTGGCCGCAGTCTCAGGGCTCACCAATGTGGGGTCCAGCACCACTAGGTGCACTGGGCCAGAGACTGGGATGGCAGGGCCCTGGGGCAGGGGTATATTCTCCTGCGGGGGAGGTGGTGGCAAGACTGGCTTCTGGGTGCATCGGGTCCTCCGCTGACTCTGGAAAACAAGGCATGGGGTGAAGGAGTACCATGGCGAGACTTCGACTCAGGAGGAAAGGGCTGGAGGGTCAGTCTCCAGACTTGCCCAGGTAAGGCCTGACCTCAGGCAGGAACTGtcgtgggggtgggggggggagggcCGAAGGTCAGACTCAAGGAGGGACTTCCCTTAGGAGGGGAAGTCTGGGGGTCGGATTCCAGTAGTTAAGACCTCCCGGCGCTTACCTTGGCAGGTGATGCCCGGGAGAAGATTGATGGCACTGCATCAGGCCGCAGGTAGCGCACACCCCAGCGCCACTGGAAGCAGGAGGGCGTGAAGTGCTCGCTGCACAAGTGCTGGTGGCAGCTGGGCACCCAGTGCTCACGGCCCATGTGCTGCAGCCAGGCCTGCAGCCGGGGACCGTCCTTCAGTGGGAACCTGCATGGGTAGCGGGGGGCTGGGTCAGTGCTATGAGGTTCAGACCCATCCCTCCTGGAGGATACGCACCCTGGAGGTGTCTGGGCTCCAAGCCTGTGACTCCCTAGGGCCAGGAAGTAGACCTGTCTTGTGCCTAGGCTTTATTTCATACTCACAACCACAACCCTTTCTTCAGCTCCATCTTTTAGTAGTAGTAgtatcattttttgagatggagtcactctgtcgcccagcctggagtgcagtggcacaatcttggctcactgcaaactctgcctcccaggttcaagcaattctcccatctcaacctcctaagtagctaggattttaggcacacaccaccatacctggctaatttttgtatttttagtaaaaacggggtttcaccagccgggcgtggtagctcacgcctataatcccagcactttgggaggcccaggcgggtagatcacaaggtcaagagatcgagaccatcctggtcaacaaggtgaaaccccgtctctactaaaaatacaaaaaattagctgggcatggtggtgcacgcctgtagtcccagccacttgggaggctgaggcagaagaattgcttgaacccagaaggcagaggttgtggtgagccgagatcacgccatcgcactccagcctgggtaacaagagcgaaactccatctcaaaaaataaaaaatattgcagGACTAAAACTCAGAGGTGTGGACAGGGCAGTGAAGAAGATTGGCAAAGTTCTGTTAACTAATGAAACAGTGACAGATCCTGAGAGCTCTACTTTTTGTGTATGCTTGAAAACACCCACTAACAAGTCTATAAACAACTCAATaacaataaaacacaaataaactgattcaaaaatgggcaaaggatttgaacagacatttctccaaagaagacttacgaatggccagtaagcacatgaaaatctACTTGACATCTCTAATCTTTAGAGAAATTCAATATCAGAATCCTGATGAAACATCATTTCACAAATGCCAGAACAGCCaatatttaacaacaacaacaaaaagaggctgggcacagtggctcatgtctgtaatcccagcactttgggaggctgaggcgggaggatctcctgaaggcagcatgttcaagaccatcctgggcaatatagcaagactttgtctctagaaaaaaatatttttaaaattagctgggtgtggcaatGTGCATCTACAATCCTGTCTCCTTAGGAGGCAATGTGGGAGgcttgcttaagctcaggagtttgaatgctgcagtgagctctgatcacactactgcattccggcctgggcgatggaggaggggaaggagaaaggggagggaggaagagggggaggaagaagaggaggaggagaagaaaagtgTGTGTAAGGACGTGGAGAAACTGCTGGAACTCTGGtacactggtgggaatgtaaaatggtgctgccactgtggaaaacaatatagcagctcctcaaacactgaaaaatagaattaccatatgatccagcaattccacttctgcttatatacccaaaggaaccaAAAACAGGGTCTCagagagatatttgcacacctgCATTCATAGCAGCATAAatcaggcctggtgtggtggctcaggcctgtaatctcaacatttcgggaggctgtggcaggtggatcccttgagcccaggtgttcaagaccagcctgggcaacaggtgaaatcctgtctctacaaaaaataaaaaaattagccagatgtggtggcatgcacctacaggcccagctactgaggaaactgaggtgggaggatcgcttgagcccaagaggttaaggcctcagtgagccatgatcatgttattgcactccagcctgggcaacagagtgacacactgtctcaaaaacaaacagtcaGAAACATAGCAGCATAAATCACAACAGCCAAAATGtataagtgtctatcaacagataaatagataGGAAAAACAttgcatatacatacaatggaattttatttcgtcattttaatttttttggagacgaagtctcactctgtcacccaggctagagtgccctagcgaaatctcagctcactgtaatctctgcctcctgggttcaaacgattcgcctgcctcagcctcctgagtagctgggattacaggtgcccaccatcatgcctggctaatttttatatttttaatagagacagggtttcaccatgttgaccaggttggtctcaaactctgacctcaggtggtctacccacctcagcctcccaaagtgctgggattacaggcatcagccaccgcactCACTGGAATTTTATTTAGTCTTAATCTGACatgcaacaacacagatgaactCTGAGGGCCATTAgggtaagtgaaataaggcagtcacTAAGAGACGAATACTgataatttcacttatatgagacAGAACAGTCAAATTTCTAGAGAcagagagtggaatggtggttgccaagaGCTTGGGTGAGCAGGAAAGAGGGAATTGTCCAATGGGGATCGAGTGTtttaggagaggaaaatgttctggagattGGTTATACAACAGTATGAATGTACTTAACGTtagtgaactgtacacttaaaaatgataacaatggtagattttatatatatttgtcacaattaaaataattttgtttaaataggctaggcacggtggctcatgcctataatcccagcactttgggaggctgaggtaggtggctCATTTGAGGTCAGACCTCAAGTGAATGTGAattcaagttcaagaccagcctggccaatgtgatgaaaccccatctctactaaaactacaaaaattagtcatgactggtggcgtgtgcctgtaatcccagctacttgggaggcggaggcaggagaatcacttgtacctgggaagtggaggttgcagtgagctgagattgcgccactgcactccagcctgggtgatacagcaagactctgtctcaaaaaaaaaaaatcgtcctATCTTGATgttagagaaaacaaacaaacaaacaaaaacggttttacattttaaaaactaaaagcttTCTCAGTGGTTGCGGGTGGGGATTATCTGATGAGGGACCCTCTAAAGGTGCCCCACTTCTCCCATTTCCTGGTGCCACTTGTTCCTAGCATCTGAGCCTGCCCTCTCAGAGAGCAATGGCTTAGACCTGGGCTTAAGGCCACCCACGATAAAGACCTCCTTTTCCAGCCTTATTTGCAGCCAGGGGTGGCCACGTGATCAGGTGTTGGCCAGTTTGTCCTTAGCAGCTGCCAGAAGCTGTGAGACTGTAAATGCTTATTTCAAGCTGCTAAATTTCGGGATACTTTGTTACATAGGATTAGATAACTAAGACACATCTCCTGCACATGCCATCTTCGCAATGTTTTCCATATCTgtaatattatttcatatttttcttaaaactaaCCAATTTTAAGTATTAAACAAAGATACCTAAAAGAGAAACTTTATACCACAATTGAAAATGGAAAACCAGTATCAATTCTATAAACAAAAGCTAACCATAAAAACATCAGAtgcagctgggtggggtggctcacccctgtaatcccagcactttgggaagccagagcaggtggatcacaaggtcaagaaatggagaccatccaggccaacatggtgaaacccgtctctactaaaaaatacaaaaaattgggccgtgcgcggtgactcacacttgtaatcccagcactttgggaggctgaggcgggtggatcacgaggtcaagagatcgagaccatcctagtcaacctggtgaaaccccatctctactaaaaatacaaaaaatgagctggacacagtggcgcgtgcctgtaatcccagctactcgggaggctgaggcaggagaattgcctgaacccaggaggcggaggttgcggtgagccgagattgcaccattg encodes:
- the THAP8 gene encoding THAP domain-containing protein 8 isoform X2; the encoded protein is MPKYCRAPNCSNTAGRLGADNRPVSFYKFPLKDGPRLQAWLQHMGREHWVPSCHQHLCSEHFTPSCFQWRWGVRYLRPDAVPSIFSRASPAKSQRRTRCTQKPVLPPPPPQENIPLPQGPAIPVSGPVHLVVLDPTLVSPETAATMLLTPLAPASTPEESQPEVPAQQAWTGLGAVLGALQRRVQRLQRCQERHQAQLQALERLAQQLHGESLLARARQGLQRLGPAPATLDAKPEFLDTQTPTA
- the THAP8 gene encoding THAP domain-containing protein 8 isoform X1 — encoded protein: MPKYCRAPNCSNTAGRLGADNRPVSFYKFPLKDGPRLQAWLQHMGREHWVPSCHQHLCSEHFTPSCFQWRWGVRYLRPDAVPSIFSRASPAKSQRRTRCTQKPVLPPPPPQENIPLPQGPAIPVSGPVHLVVLDPTLVSPETAATMLLTPLAPASTPEESQPEVPAQQAWTGLGAVLGALQRRVQRLQRCQERHQAQLQALERLAQQLHGESLLARARQGLQRLTRVLGPEESQTFTIICGGPDIAVVFAQGPAPATLDAKPEFLDTQTPTA